One genomic segment of Hordeum vulgare subsp. vulgare chromosome 2H, MorexV3_pseudomolecules_assembly, whole genome shotgun sequence includes these proteins:
- the LOC123428596 gene encoding uncharacterized protein LOC123428596, which translates to MFQSSTAKQNSLHKTSASPHPHRIRVPVPPPRSSTSYCLPLSSLQDCRQQRGIRRYHGHSRSPVRGCDDPSQSSPGTATLDDLLQVVLHRLPPADVARATCFYRLWRAVASDRAVLEAAFHAPWGMRRVLGDPTTRAFWRAASLARFALSHTVRRGDTVPGVALKYSVQSYSPATTPDHQDTKDDVVSDVLPGCCI; encoded by the exons ATGTTTCAATCTTCTACCGCAAAACAAAACTCTTTGCACAAAACAAGCGCCAGTCCTCACCCACACAGGATTAGGGTTCCTGTGCCGCCGCCGCGCTCCTCGACCTCCTACtgtcttcccctctcttccctccAAGATTGCCGTCAGCAAAGAGGCATACGACGCTACCATGGCCATTCTCGATCACCTGTACGGGGCTGCGACGACCCTTCTCAATCATCTCCAGGAACCGCCACGCTCGACGATCTCCTGCAGGTGGTCCTGCACCGGCTCCCGCCCGCGGACGTCGCGCGGGCGACCTGCTTCTACCGCCTCTGGCGCGCCGTCGCCTCCGACCGCGCCGTGCTGGAGGCCGCCTTCCACGCGCCCTGGGGCATGCGCCGCGTCCTCGGCGACCCGACCACCAGGGCCTTCTGGCGCGCCGCATCCCTCGCCCGCTTCGCGCTCTCGCACACCGTCCGGCGCGGGGACACCGTCCCCGGCGTCGCGCTCAAGTACTCCGTCCAG TCCTACTCGCCGGCCACCACTCCGGATCACCAAGACACAAAG GATGATGTCGTTTCCGATGTCTTGCCAGGCTGCTGTATCTGA